A window of Neorhizobium galegae bv. orientalis str. HAMBI 540 genomic DNA:
GCTCACCGGTTATCTCGGCGCCGGCAAGACGACGCTTCTGAACCGCATTCTCTCCGAAAGCCATGGCAAGAAATACGCGGTCATCGTCAACGAGTTCGGCGAGATCGGCATCGACAACGACCTGATCGTCGAGTCGGACGAAGAGATCTACGAAATGAACAATGGCTGCGTCTGCTGCACCGTACGCGGCGACCTGATCCGCGTCGTCGAAGGCCTGATGCGCCGCCCGGGCCGCTTCGACGGCATCATCGTCGAAACCACCGGCCTTGCCGATCCGGTGCCGGTCGCCCAGACCTTCTTCATGGATGACGACGTGCGTGCCAAGACCGAGCTCGATGCGGTCGTGGCACTCGTCGATGCAAAACACCTGCCGCTGCGCCTGAAGGACAGTCGCGAAGCCGAAGACCAGATCGCCTTTGCCGATGTCGTCGTCATCAACAAGACCGATCTCGTTTCCCCGGAAGAACTGGCGATCATCGAGGATGTCGTCCGCGCCATCAACCCGACTGCCCGCGTCTACAAGACCACCCGTTCCGGCGTCGATCTCGCCCGCGTGCTCGACCAGGGCGCCTTCAACCTGGAGCGCGCGCTCGAGAACGATCCGCACTTCCTGGATCAAGGCCATGACGACCATGTCTGCGGCCCCGATTGCGATCATGACCATGGGCATGACCACCATCATCATGATCATGACCATGACCATCATGCCCATGACCACGATCACGATCATCACGGCCATGATCACCACCACCATCACCACGGAGAAATGTCGCCGATCCATGACGTGACCGTGAAGTCGATCTCGTTGCGCGGCGGCGAGATGAACCCGGAGCGGTTCTTCCCGTGGATCCAGAAGATCACCCAGACGGACGGCCCGAGCATCCTTCGCCTCAAGGGCATCATCGCCTTCAAGGGCGACGAGGAACGTTATGTCGTGCAGGGTGTCCACATGATCGTCGAGGGCGATCACCAGCGGCCGTGGAAGGATGGCGAAAAGCGCGAATCGCGCCTCGTCTTCATCGGCCGCGATCTCGATTTCGACAAGATCGAAAAAAGCTTCCGGGCTTGTGAGGCCGTTGCTGCCTGATGCCGACTGTTGCACCGCTTGATCTCGAAGGCCATGTCGTCGCCGCGCATTTCCTCGGCGACGTCCCATTCTTCGCCACCGCCGCCGGTACCATCCACCGCCTGGATGGCGGCGAGAAAGTCACCGAGGCCCATCAGGGCTTGCTGACCTGCATCCGCGATCCCTTCAGCGCTACGCTGCTGACCGGCGGCGAAGACGGCAAGGTGATGCGCATCGGCAGCAATGGCGAGGCGACCCTGATTGCCGAAGCGCCGCGCAAGTGGATCAGCGTCATCGCCGGCGGCCCGCAGAATGCGGTCGCCTATGCGCATGGCAAGTCGAGCTTCGTGAAGCTGAATGACGGCACGCTGAAGGAATTTACCGAAGAGCGCAGCGTCGAAGGCCTCGCCTTCGCAGGCAAGGGGCTCAGGATCGCCGCCGCCCGTTACAACGGCGTGTCGCTGCACTGGGTCGGCACCAATGCGCCGCCGGTCGATCTGGAATGGAAGGGCGCCCACAACGCCGTCACCTTCTCGCCGGACGGGCGTTTCCTGGTGACGACCATGCAGGAAAACGCGCTGCACGGCTGGAAGCTCGACGGCAAGCCGGGCGAAAACCGTCATATGCGGATGACCGGCTACCCGGCCAAGGTGAAATCGCTCTCCTGGTCGCCGAAGGGCAAGTGGCTTGCCTCGTCGGGCGCCCCGGCTGCTATCGTCTGGCCGTTTTCGGCAAAGGACGGCCCGATGGGCAAGGCGCCGCAGGAACTCGGCACACGCGCCAATATCATGGTCACGTCGGTCGCCTTCCATCCGGCCGAGGAAGTGCTCGCCATCGGTTTTATCGACGGCATGATCCTTGGCGTCAGGCTTGCCGACGCAAAGGAAGCGCTTCTACGCCGTCCTGGCAAGGGCGGGATTACCGGATTGAGCTGGAGCGCCAGTGGCAAGCTCGTTGCCTTCGCTTCCGATGCCGGCGATTGCGGCGTCATCGATATTGCAGCCTGAAATCTCGCAGCACGAATAACCGCGGCGGAGAAACCTCCGCCGCGGCCTGGTCCATGCGGGGATGGGCAGGCAGCGTGTATGAAGTGGTATGAGTGTCAGGCTTTGCTGCCTGCCCGATCGCTCCGGTGTTTTCCGAAAGGCAGGTAACGGATGGTCTGGATCCGGAACTTGAACCTTGCGGCGGTCGGCGCCCTGACGGCGCCTTCCTTCCCTTTACGACCATCACCGGACACCGGATGCTCTCCGTGGAATGCGACCCGGTTCGCGACC
This region includes:
- a CDS encoding CobW family GTP-binding protein → MTETATVKPVPVTVLTGYLGAGKTTLLNRILSESHGKKYAVIVNEFGEIGIDNDLIVESDEEIYEMNNGCVCCTVRGDLIRVVEGLMRRPGRFDGIIVETTGLADPVPVAQTFFMDDDVRAKTELDAVVALVDAKHLPLRLKDSREAEDQIAFADVVVINKTDLVSPEELAIIEDVVRAINPTARVYKTTRSGVDLARVLDQGAFNLERALENDPHFLDQGHDDHVCGPDCDHDHGHDHHHHDHDHDHHAHDHDHDHHGHDHHHHHHGEMSPIHDVTVKSISLRGGEMNPERFFPWIQKITQTDGPSILRLKGIIAFKGDEERYVVQGVHMIVEGDHQRPWKDGEKRESRLVFIGRDLDFDKIEKSFRACEAVAA
- a CDS encoding WD40 repeat domain-containing protein — encoded protein: MPTVAPLDLEGHVVAAHFLGDVPFFATAAGTIHRLDGGEKVTEAHQGLLTCIRDPFSATLLTGGEDGKVMRIGSNGEATLIAEAPRKWISVIAGGPQNAVAYAHGKSSFVKLNDGTLKEFTEERSVEGLAFAGKGLRIAAARYNGVSLHWVGTNAPPVDLEWKGAHNAVTFSPDGRFLVTTMQENALHGWKLDGKPGENRHMRMTGYPAKVKSLSWSPKGKWLASSGAPAAIVWPFSAKDGPMGKAPQELGTRANIMVTSVAFHPAEEVLAIGFIDGMILGVRLADAKEALLRRPGKGGITGLSWSASGKLVAFASDAGDCGVIDIAA